One Roseimicrobium gellanilyticum DNA window includes the following coding sequences:
- a CDS encoding outer membrane protein assembly factor BamE yields the protein MHFREDQLTARVKKLKRGDSMERCVSLLGEPTKRSRLYPKTSMELLGTNFYYVIRQKGSHLDAGTDRYLAIWFDATGHMARTNWYGQP from the coding sequence ATGCATTTCCGTGAAGACCAGCTCACAGCGCGTGTGAAGAAGCTTAAGCGTGGAGACTCCATGGAGCGGTGTGTGAGTCTCCTTGGTGAACCCACCAAGCGTAGTCGGCTGTATCCCAAAACAAGCATGGAGTTGTTGGGCACAAACTTCTACTATGTGATCCGGCAGAAAGGCAGCCACCTGGATGCGGGCACAGACCGCTATCTTGCAATCTGGTTTGATGCGACTGGTCATATGGCGCGGACCAATTGGTATGGTCAGCCCTGA